A stretch of Clostridia bacterium DNA encodes these proteins:
- the moaA gene encoding GTP 3',8-cyclase MoaA encodes MKDNYQREIDYLRIAVTDRCNLRCTYCMPEEGIEPKRHDEILSLEEIIRLVQILVKDGIRKIRLTGGEPLVRKNIEALVRGIHGIEGIEEISLTTNGILLEKLAVSLKKAGLDRVNVSLDTLKKDKYHAITRLGELDKVIRGIKAAQAAGLNPVKVNAVAIRGFNEDELVDFATFAIDNKLTVRFIELMPVGESSENGESYISMEDILNTIRKKYELAQIPRGPKDGPSSNYQIVGTEGRIGVIAALTNHFCADCNRMRLTADGKFRPCLFSSTEFDVRELLRDGSDDEKIQALYHNVLGHKPKEHRMEYEKYECKDRRMSQIGG; translated from the coding sequence ATGAAGGATAACTACCAAAGAGAGATAGATTATCTGCGCATTGCAGTTACAGACAGATGTAACCTACGCTGTACCTACTGCATGCCTGAAGAAGGTATAGAGCCAAAGCGACATGATGAAATTCTATCCTTGGAGGAAATCATTCGCCTAGTACAAATCTTGGTAAAAGATGGAATACGCAAGATTCGACTTACCGGTGGTGAACCACTGGTAAGGAAAAATATTGAAGCCCTGGTTAGGGGCATTCATGGGATAGAAGGTATAGAGGAAATAAGTCTGACCACCAATGGGATCCTATTGGAAAAACTTGCGGTGAGCTTAAAAAAAGCTGGACTGGATCGAGTTAATGTTTCGCTAGATACTTTAAAAAAAGACAAATACCATGCGATTACCCGCTTGGGAGAATTGGACAAGGTAATTCGTGGAATCAAGGCCGCCCAAGCTGCTGGGCTTAACCCAGTCAAAGTAAATGCAGTAGCCATTCGAGGGTTCAATGAAGATGAATTGGTGGATTTTGCCACGTTTGCTATCGACAATAAATTGACGGTTCGTTTTATTGAACTAATGCCGGTGGGCGAGTCCTCGGAAAATGGTGAGTCCTATATTAGTATGGAAGATATTCTGAATACTATTCGGAAAAAATATGAGCTAGCGCAGATTCCTAGAGGCCCCAAGGATGGCCCGTCTAGTAATTATCAGATTGTTGGTACGGAGGGACGAATAGGTGTCATAGCGGCCTTAACCAATCATTTCTGTGCCGATTGTAATCGCATGCGTCTTACCGCAGATGGTAAGTTTAGGCCGTGCTTATTTTCAAGTACAGAATTTGATGTGCGGGAACTTTTGAGAGATGGTTCAGATGATGAGAAGATTCAGGCCTTGTACCATAATGTATTGGGGCATAAACCGAAGGAACACCGCATGGAATATGAAAAATATGAATGCAAGGACCGCCGTATGTCTCAGATTGGAGGGTAG